In Acidobacteriota bacterium, one DNA window encodes the following:
- a CDS encoding glycosyltransferase family 2 protein: MMAGDSEGVQGATAWHRIGAVPATVDVVIPALNEEASLPRVLADLTALGANPAAGDADTGGAGVRRIVVADNGSTDGTAQVARQGGAVVVPAERPGYGSACLAGLDYLRHHQPPDIVVFLDGDYSDHPDELPAVVAPILAGEADLVIGSRTLGRREPGALLPQARAGNLVACWLIRLLYGHRYTDLGPFRAIRWSALERLAMEDPNFGWTAEMQVKALRHRLTVAEVPVRYRKRVGVSKITGTVKGTVMAGYKILWTVLRYSRGSR; the protein is encoded by the coding sequence ATGATGGCAGGCGATTCGGAAGGAGTCCAGGGGGCAACCGCCTGGCATAGAATCGGCGCCGTGCCGGCCACCGTCGACGTCGTCATTCCCGCCCTCAACGAAGAGGCCTCCCTGCCCCGAGTGCTGGCGGATCTCACCGCCCTGGGAGCGAACCCGGCTGCGGGCGATGCAGATACGGGCGGAGCAGGGGTCCGCCGCATCGTGGTGGCGGACAACGGCTCCACCGACGGCACGGCGCAGGTCGCTCGCCAAGGCGGTGCCGTCGTGGTGCCTGCCGAGCGCCCGGGTTACGGCAGCGCCTGCCTCGCCGGCCTCGACTATCTGCGCCATCACCAGCCGCCGGACATCGTCGTCTTTCTCGACGGCGACTACTCGGACCATCCGGACGAGCTACCGGCGGTCGTCGCACCGATCCTCGCCGGCGAAGCTGACCTGGTGATCGGCTCCCGCACCCTCGGCCGGCGCGAGCCCGGGGCCTTGCTGCCCCAGGCCCGCGCCGGCAATCTGGTGGCCTGCTGGCTGATCCGCCTGCTCTACGGCCACCGCTACACCGATCTCGGCCCCTTCCGGGCGATCCGCTGGTCCGCCCTCGAGCGCTTGGCGATGGAAGATCCCAACTTCGGCTGGACCGCCGAAATGCAGGTCAAGGCCCTCCGCCACCGCCTCACCGTCGCCGAAGTTCCGGTGCGCTATCGCAAGCGGGTCGGGGTGTCGAAAATCACCGGCACCGTCAAGGGCACGGTGATGGCTGGCTACAAGATCCTGTGGACCGTGCTGCGCTACAGCCGGGGATCGCGATGA
- a CDS encoding gamma carbonic anhydrase family protein has translation MPIYPYGDQRPRLGARAFVAPSAEVMGDVEAGDDVSFWFQTVVRGDVHAIRIGSGTNLQDGVIVHVSHRTHPTHLGRGVVVGHGAILHGCTIEDGALIGIGARILDGAVVEAGAQIGAGALVAPGHRIPAGMLALGVPARVVRPLRPDESAQIVEIRERYIALKERYRDLPGVEPR, from the coding sequence ATGCCGATTTATCCCTACGGCGACCAGCGGCCGCGGCTCGGGGCTCGCGCCTTCGTCGCTCCCAGCGCGGAGGTGATGGGCGACGTCGAGGCCGGGGACGACGTGTCCTTCTGGTTTCAGACGGTGGTGCGCGGCGATGTCCATGCGATCCGCATCGGCAGCGGCACCAACCTCCAGGATGGCGTCATCGTCCACGTCAGCCATCGCACCCATCCGACCCATCTGGGCCGGGGAGTGGTGGTCGGCCACGGCGCCATCCTGCACGGTTGCACCATCGAGGACGGGGCGCTGATCGGAATCGGAGCGCGGATTCTCGACGGCGCCGTGGTCGAGGCCGGCGCGCAGATCGGCGCCGGCGCCCTGGTGGCTCCCGGCCATCGCATTCCGGCGGGCATGCTGGCCCTCGGTGTGCCGGCCCGGGTGGTGCGACCCCTGCGACCCGATGAGAGTGCCCAGATCGTCGAGATCCGGGAGCGCTACATCGCCCTCAAGGAGCGTTACCGCGACCTCCCCGGCGTCGAGCCCCGGTGA
- a CDS encoding AbgT family transporter: MSDKKSAKPAARSSRLDRVLNWIEVVGNKLPDPALLFVFGLIAVWLASWLLSGVRFDDIDPRTGEAIIINNQLTGTALATFLSGMVQTFTGFHPLGVVLVALLGVGVAEHTGFINAGLKGLLSFTPKALLTPMLILVACVSHTAADAGYVLVIPLGGVIFYAAGRHPLAGIAAAFAGVSGGFSANFIPSGIDPLLQGLTQAAAQIIDPAREVNPLCNWWFTSASTALVVFVGWFLTDKVVEPRLSSTPVELEEGEEIPQLESLESNERRGLWIALASVAVAGILLIIATVPSDSPMRAPNGEITAFAAPLMQSIVPLIFLFFLLPGVVYGYAAGTISGSRDIIQGMSKAMGTMSYYIVMAFFAALFIAAFGSSNIGALIALKGASFLQALGLPGQVTIVGIILLAAVVNLLVGSASAKWALLAPIFVPMLMQLGISPELTQAAYRVGDSTTNIITPLMPYFPLVVVFAQRYVKKTGIGTLVSMMLPYSVVFLIIWTVFLIVYWGLGLPLGLQAPYTYP, from the coding sequence ATGTCAGATAAGAAATCCGCCAAGCCCGCGGCGCGGTCGTCGCGGCTCGACCGTGTCCTGAACTGGATCGAGGTTGTCGGCAACAAGCTGCCCGATCCCGCGCTGCTCTTCGTCTTTGGTCTGATCGCCGTCTGGCTCGCTTCCTGGTTGCTGTCCGGGGTCCGTTTCGACGACATCGACCCGCGCACCGGCGAAGCGATCATCATCAACAATCAGCTCACCGGGACGGCGCTGGCCACCTTCTTGTCGGGCATGGTGCAGACCTTCACCGGATTCCATCCCCTCGGGGTGGTGCTGGTGGCGCTCTTGGGTGTCGGTGTCGCCGAGCACACCGGCTTCATCAACGCCGGCCTCAAGGGGCTGCTGAGCTTCACCCCCAAGGCTCTCCTGACCCCCATGCTGATTCTCGTCGCCTGCGTCAGCCACACCGCCGCCGACGCCGGCTACGTCCTGGTGATTCCCCTCGGGGGCGTGATCTTCTACGCCGCCGGGCGCCACCCTCTGGCCGGCATCGCCGCCGCCTTCGCGGGGGTCTCCGGGGGCTTCAGCGCCAACTTCATTCCCTCCGGGATCGATCCCTTGCTCCAGGGCTTGACCCAGGCGGCGGCTCAGATCATCGATCCGGCGCGTGAGGTCAATCCGTTGTGCAACTGGTGGTTCACCTCCGCATCGACGGCCCTGGTGGTCTTCGTCGGCTGGTTTCTCACCGACAAGGTGGTCGAGCCGCGCCTGTCGTCGACTCCCGTCGAGCTCGAAGAGGGGGAAGAGATTCCTCAGCTCGAGTCCCTCGAATCGAATGAGCGCCGCGGACTCTGGATCGCCCTGGCGAGCGTTGCCGTCGCCGGCATCCTGCTGATCATCGCCACCGTGCCGTCGGATTCCCCGATGCGGGCCCCGAACGGCGAGATCACCGCCTTCGCGGCGCCCTTGATGCAATCCATCGTGCCGCTGATCTTCCTCTTCTTCCTGCTGCCGGGTGTGGTCTACGGCTACGCTGCCGGCACCATTTCGGGCAGTCGCGACATCATCCAGGGGATGAGCAAGGCGATGGGGACGATGAGCTACTACATCGTCATGGCCTTCTTTGCCGCCCTCTTCATCGCGGCCTTCGGATCCTCGAACATCGGCGCCTTGATCGCCCTCAAGGGGGCTTCCTTCCTGCAGGCCCTGGGGCTGCCCGGACAGGTCACCATCGTCGGCATCATCCTGCTCGCTGCGGTGGTCAACCTGCTGGTCGGCTCGGCGTCTGCCAAGTGGGCGCTGCTGGCGCCGATCTTCGTGCCCATGCTGATGCAGCTCGGTATTTCGCCGGAGCTCACCCAGGCGGCCTACCGGGTGGGTGACTCGACCACCAACATCATCACCCCGCTGATGCCCTACTTCCCCCTGGTGGTGGTGTTCGCTCAGCGCTACGTCAAGAAGACCGGCATCGGGACCCTGGTCTCGATGATGCTGCCTTACTCCGTGGTCTTTTTGATCATCTGGACGGTCTTCCTGATCGTCTACTGGGGCCTCGGACTGCCTCTCGGTCTGCAGGCGCCCTACACCTATCCCTGA
- a CDS encoding HD domain-containing phosphohydrolase, producing the protein MSDTRGSAKRRFKLEHVLFLALLLSGSIPLLLNSVWLMRQNRGMLESQERVALASSGQLLSQRIDSFLDGFRRQLVQLGEGLLAAEGQPGDEPLRQAWVRSYLRSVAESRREILAIRVLDARGVGPTVEPRDLPAGAEDALRAAYRRARQGTGEVYEVVRLPGQDVPVTVLAVPIRRDAGEPRLVVEALLELSPLNEVYGEPAGEPAGGDGLAGQSVFLIGKSGEVLWSRGASAEVERALVESRPVVTFWDRPLAQSSQYSAEVQGKRREILVRMSPIDEAGWVLVAQRPLARAFDEIDRMVLRTAVSSLVLALLALFFAGLFARRFGPPIERLAEATGEIASGRFDERVPVAGLSLEMRDLGEDFNRMAEHVESHVARLRRAAEANRELFIGTLRALTAAIDAKDPYTRGHSERVAAVSRVIAARLGLSEEQQQSVWISALVHDVGKIGIDDRILKKGDVLTEAEFEEMKRHPVIGAEIMESIEPLRNSLPAIRWHHECWNGRGYPDGLRGEGIPLEARIVSVADTFDAITTNRPYQEAYTLEFAVETITRLAGSRFDAKIVTAFLKAYESGEIAVSPAARAATEDEVGGAPQEEVELISRVWQRDEIDEAEETVAAIS; encoded by the coding sequence ATGAGCGACACCCGCGGATCGGCGAAGCGTCGCTTCAAGCTCGAGCACGTGCTGTTTCTGGCGCTGCTGCTGTCGGGCAGCATCCCGCTGCTCCTCAACAGCGTCTGGCTGATGCGCCAGAACCGCGGCATGCTGGAGTCCCAGGAGCGCGTCGCGCTGGCCTCCTCCGGTCAGCTCCTGTCGCAGCGCATCGACTCCTTTCTGGACGGCTTCCGGCGGCAGCTGGTACAGCTCGGGGAGGGCTTGCTGGCGGCCGAAGGTCAGCCCGGCGACGAGCCCCTGCGCCAGGCCTGGGTGCGCAGCTATCTGCGCTCGGTGGCGGAAAGCCGCCGCGAGATCCTGGCGATCCGCGTGCTGGACGCTCGTGGCGTCGGGCCGACGGTCGAGCCGCGCGATCTTCCGGCCGGCGCCGAGGACGCCCTGCGGGCCGCCTACCGGCGCGCCCGTCAGGGCACCGGAGAGGTCTACGAGGTGGTCCGTCTGCCCGGCCAAGACGTGCCGGTGACGGTGCTGGCGGTGCCCATCCGGCGGGACGCCGGAGAACCTCGCTTGGTGGTCGAGGCGCTCCTCGAGCTCAGTCCCCTGAACGAGGTCTACGGCGAGCCGGCGGGCGAGCCCGCCGGCGGCGATGGCCTCGCCGGCCAGAGTGTCTTTCTGATCGGCAAGTCCGGCGAAGTGCTGTGGTCGCGCGGTGCCAGCGCCGAGGTCGAACGGGCGTTGGTCGAGTCGCGGCCGGTGGTCACCTTCTGGGATCGTCCCCTGGCCCAGTCGTCCCAGTACTCGGCCGAGGTGCAGGGCAAGCGGCGCGAGATTCTGGTGCGGATGAGCCCGATCGACGAAGCCGGCTGGGTGCTGGTGGCCCAGCGCCCGCTGGCGCGGGCCTTCGACGAGATCGACCGCATGGTGCTGCGCACCGCCGTTTCGTCGCTGGTCCTGGCCCTGCTGGCGCTGTTCTTCGCCGGGCTCTTCGCGCGCCGCTTCGGACCGCCGATCGAACGCCTGGCGGAGGCCACCGGCGAGATCGCCTCGGGCCGTTTCGACGAGCGCGTCCCGGTGGCGGGGCTGTCCCTCGAGATGCGCGACCTGGGCGAAGACTTCAATCGCATGGCGGAGCACGTCGAGTCCCACGTCGCTCGCCTGCGCCGTGCCGCCGAGGCCAACCGCGAGCTGTTCATCGGTACCTTGCGGGCTTTGACGGCGGCGATCGATGCCAAGGATCCCTACACCCGCGGCCACTCCGAGCGGGTCGCCGCCGTCAGCCGGGTGATCGCGGCCCGCCTCGGTCTCTCCGAGGAGCAGCAGCAGTCGGTGTGGATCTCGGCCCTGGTTCACGATGTCGGCAAGATCGGCATCGACGATCGGATTCTGAAGAAGGGCGATGTGCTCACCGAGGCGGAGTTCGAGGAGATGAAGCGTCACCCGGTGATCGGGGCCGAGATCATGGAGTCGATCGAGCCCTTGCGCAACTCGCTGCCGGCGATCCGCTGGCATCACGAGTGCTGGAACGGCCGCGGCTACCCGGACGGTCTGCGCGGCGAGGGCATTCCGCTCGAGGCGCGTATCGTCTCGGTGGCCGACACCTTCGACGCCATCACCACCAATCGGCCCTATCAAGAGGCCTACACCCTGGAGTTCGCGGTCGAGACCATCACGCGCTTGGCCGGGTCACGATTCGATGCCAAAATCGTCACCGCCTTCTTGAAGGCCTACGAGTCGGGGGAGATCGCCGTTTCGCCGGCGGCCCGTGCGGCCACCGAGGACGAGGTCGGCGGCGCACCGCAGGAAGAAGTCGAGTTGATCTCGAGAGTTTGGCAGCGGGACGAGATCGACGAAGCCGAAGAAACCGTTGCTGCCATTTCCTGA
- the hisS gene encoding histidine--tRNA ligase yields the protein MGQGLKTVKGTRDLLPAETGIWAAVEAVARRVFASYGFGEIRTPVLESTELFVRGVGESTDIVGKEMYTFADKKGRSVTLRPESTAAVARAFIEHGMASWPSPVRLFYLGPQFRYERPQRGRYRQFHQLGAEVLGDEGPTSDAEVLLLLLRFLGELGFRDLEVLLNTVGDAASRQAYGEALRAYLEPYRDRLGEDSRRRLVSNPLRILDTKVPAERELLADAPALGDCLSPAARDHFDELRRLLDRFAIGYCLDDRLVRGLDYYTKTVFEIVSGELGAQNAVCGGGRYDRLISDLGGPEVPGIGFAIGLDRLVDILPQKFRQRAAGGQPVVVAALGEVAPEHAIAAAEALRGAGVAAVAELVSRSVKATLKRADKKGARHVVLIGEEEVEAGVVTWKDLSRGEQRRLAIAVLPAEIGGA from the coding sequence ATGGGACAGGGGTTGAAGACGGTCAAAGGAACGCGCGATCTGCTGCCCGCCGAAACCGGCATCTGGGCCGCCGTGGAGGCGGTGGCACGGCGAGTCTTCGCGAGCTACGGCTTCGGTGAGATCCGCACGCCGGTGCTCGAGAGCACCGAGCTCTTCGTGCGCGGCGTCGGCGAGTCGACGGACATCGTCGGCAAGGAGATGTACACCTTCGCCGACAAGAAGGGGCGCAGCGTCACTCTGCGCCCGGAGAGCACCGCCGCCGTCGCCCGCGCCTTCATCGAGCACGGCATGGCGTCGTGGCCGTCGCCGGTGCGGCTGTTCTACCTCGGCCCGCAGTTCCGCTACGAGCGGCCACAGCGAGGCCGCTACCGCCAGTTCCACCAGCTCGGTGCCGAGGTCCTCGGGGACGAGGGACCGACGTCCGATGCGGAGGTCCTGCTGCTGCTGCTGCGCTTTCTCGGTGAGCTCGGATTTCGCGACCTCGAGGTGCTGCTCAACACGGTCGGCGACGCCGCCTCGAGGCAGGCCTACGGCGAGGCCCTGCGTGCCTATCTCGAGCCCTACCGCGACCGCCTGGGGGAGGACAGCCGGCGGCGGCTGGTGAGCAACCCGCTGCGCATCCTCGACACCAAGGTGCCGGCCGAGCGCGAGCTGTTGGCCGACGCGCCGGCCCTCGGCGACTGCCTTTCGCCGGCGGCCCGCGATCACTTCGACGAGCTGCGTCGCCTGCTCGACCGCTTCGCCATCGGCTACTGCCTCGACGATCGCCTGGTGCGTGGCCTCGACTACTACACCAAGACCGTCTTCGAGATCGTCTCCGGTGAGCTCGGGGCTCAGAATGCGGTTTGCGGCGGTGGCCGCTACGACCGCCTGATCTCCGACCTCGGCGGTCCGGAAGTGCCGGGGATCGGCTTCGCCATCGGTCTCGATCGCCTGGTCGACATCCTGCCTCAGAAGTTTCGTCAGCGCGCCGCCGGAGGGCAGCCGGTGGTGGTGGCGGCCCTCGGCGAGGTCGCTCCGGAGCACGCCATCGCCGCCGCCGAGGCGCTGCGCGGCGCCGGCGTCGCGGCAGTCGCAGAGCTGGTGTCCCGTTCCGTCAAGGCGACCCTCAAGCGGGCCGACAAGAAGGGTGCCCGGCACGTCGTGTTGATCGGTGAAGAGGAGGTCGAGGCCGGCGTCGTCACCTGGAAGGATCTCAGTCGCGGCGAGCAGCGCCGGCTGGCGATCGCGGTTCTGCCGGCGGAGATCGGTGGTGCTTGA
- a CDS encoding 3-dehydroquinate synthase family protein has protein sequence MLDANSTRIVVGRGELERGAEVLGDWLHGRTVFVVSSPRVRALHGGRLRWLDRVAARRHDLEVPEGEAAKTVAVAEGLWNRMLEVGGKRDSRLLAFGGGSVGDLGGFVAGSFLRGIEFAQLPTTLLAQVDAALGGKTGVDLAGGKNTVGVFHHPFAVLSDVEVLSTLPPAELRSGLVEVVKMAFLLDLDLLARVERDLPALLAGEASALLPVVQAAADAKMAVVRDDPREGDRRRLLNFGHTLGHALEAALGYRTLRHGEAVAYGMLFALRLAERRGLDGAAADRLRQLLAAFELPPLPGGGRLVARDLVRRMGRDKKAVEAGLVWVLPAALGAGQCVADVSPREVEAELAAFLAAGSRG, from the coding sequence GTGCTTGACGCCAACTCGACCCGCATCGTGGTCGGGCGAGGTGAGCTCGAGCGGGGCGCCGAAGTCCTCGGCGATTGGCTGCACGGACGCACCGTCTTCGTGGTGTCCTCGCCGCGGGTGCGGGCCCTCCACGGCGGCCGCTTGCGCTGGCTCGACCGGGTCGCTGCCCGGCGCCATGACCTCGAGGTACCGGAGGGCGAGGCGGCCAAGACGGTGGCGGTCGCCGAGGGGCTGTGGAATCGCATGCTCGAGGTCGGTGGCAAGCGCGATAGCCGGCTGCTCGCCTTCGGCGGCGGCAGCGTCGGCGATCTCGGCGGATTCGTCGCCGGCTCCTTCCTCCGCGGTATCGAGTTCGCCCAGCTGCCAACCACCTTGCTGGCCCAGGTCGATGCCGCCCTCGGCGGCAAGACCGGCGTCGACCTCGCCGGCGGCAAGAACACCGTCGGAGTGTTCCATCACCCCTTCGCCGTGCTGAGCGATGTCGAGGTGTTGTCGACGCTGCCGCCGGCAGAGCTGCGCTCGGGGCTGGTCGAGGTGGTGAAGATGGCCTTCCTGCTCGATCTCGACCTGCTGGCGCGGGTCGAGCGCGATCTGCCGGCCCTGCTCGCCGGGGAGGCGAGTGCCCTCCTTCCGGTGGTGCAGGCCGCGGCGGACGCCAAGATGGCGGTGGTGCGAGACGATCCGCGCGAGGGCGACCGGCGCCGCCTGTTGAATTTCGGCCACACCTTGGGGCATGCCCTCGAAGCCGCCCTCGGCTACCGCACCCTGCGCCATGGTGAAGCGGTCGCCTACGGCATGCTCTTCGCGCTGCGCCTGGCCGAACGTCGCGGCCTCGACGGCGCCGCGGCCGACCGTTTGCGGCAGCTGCTGGCCGCCTTCGAGCTGCCGCCGCTGCCCGGCGGCGGACGTTTGGTGGCGCGCGATCTGGTGCGCCGCATGGGGCGCGACAAGAAAGCCGTCGAGGCCGGCCTGGTGTGGGTCTTGCCGGCGGCCCTCGGCGCCGGCCAGTGTGTCGCCGACGTCAGCCCTCGGGAAGTCGAGGCGGAGCTCGCTGCCTTCCTCGCCGCAGGATCTCGGGGCTGA
- a CDS encoding thioesterase family protein, which produces MSSATARPTVHRVDVEVRYAETDQMGVVHHANYIVWFELARTGLCATTGWHYAEIEKLGYLLMVTGVEVKYRQAARYGDRISVSCALERLASRALAFSYRVERADALLATGRTDHLWVEAASGRPCRTPEPLREPFARLTGAP; this is translated from the coding sequence ATGAGCAGCGCCACGGCTCGACCCACCGTCCACCGGGTCGACGTCGAGGTGCGCTATGCCGAGACCGACCAGATGGGCGTCGTGCACCACGCCAACTACATCGTCTGGTTCGAGCTCGCCCGCACCGGCCTCTGTGCCACCACCGGCTGGCACTACGCCGAGATCGAAAAACTCGGTTATCTGCTGATGGTCACCGGCGTCGAGGTCAAGTACCGGCAGGCGGCGCGCTACGGGGATCGCATCAGCGTGAGCTGTGCCCTCGAACGCCTGGCGAGCCGCGCCTTGGCCTTCTCCTATCGGGTCGAGCGAGCGGACGCCCTACTGGCCACCGGGCGTACCGATCACCTTTGGGTAGAGGCCGCGAGCGGACGTCCCTGCCGCACCCCAGAGCCTCTGCGAGAGCCCTTCGCTCGTCTCACCGGAGCCCCGTGA
- a CDS encoding formate/nitrite transporter family protein — protein MIDPFPSRAAESPQSIRTFRPILRRLVGDRRVLTATLPEALLGGALLAAGTLLAAWILSVAPWILPLGVARLLAALAFAGCLLLGMACGGRFFGLSSARGETSLGELAAVLVGNAMGALVVAVSLALALRLALFEGFAAALLRLAEVQADLTVEAVLLRATIAGALVFGAREYFCNGERPVDRIAGSLFATIPLVLVGFSLLASHLLVVPFALFAQASATPDFLLLYGLEGAHLASLQTPWILIAAGNLLGSALAAGLFAVAADSTAPRPSTDP, from the coding sequence ATGATCGATCCGTTCCCCTCGCGTGCTGCAGAATCACCTCAATCCATCAGGACCTTCCGGCCGATCTTGCGGCGCCTCGTCGGTGACCGGCGGGTACTGACGGCGACCCTGCCAGAAGCTCTGCTCGGTGGCGCCCTGCTCGCCGCTGGCACCCTGCTCGCCGCCTGGATTCTCTCCGTCGCGCCTTGGATTCTTCCCCTCGGGGTCGCGCGCCTGCTCGCCGCCCTCGCCTTCGCCGGATGTCTGCTCCTCGGCATGGCCTGCGGTGGGCGATTCTTCGGCCTCTCGTCAGCCCGAGGCGAAACCTCTCTGGGAGAGCTCGCGGCGGTGCTGGTGGGCAACGCCATGGGTGCCCTGGTGGTGGCGGTCTCCCTCGCCCTCGCCCTGCGCCTCGCCCTCTTCGAGGGATTTGCCGCCGCCCTCCTCCGCCTCGCCGAGGTGCAGGCCGATCTCACCGTTGAAGCGGTACTGCTTCGCGCCACCATCGCCGGCGCCTTGGTGTTCGGCGCCCGCGAGTACTTCTGCAACGGGGAACGCCCGGTCGATCGCATCGCCGGCTCCCTCTTCGCCACCATCCCACTGGTTCTGGTGGGCTTCTCGCTGCTCGCCAGCCACCTCCTGGTGGTGCCCTTCGCCCTCTTCGCCCAAGCCAGCGCCACGCCCGACTTCCTTCTGCTCTACGGCCTCGAGGGCGCTCACCTGGCGAGCCTCCAGACCCCTTGGATTCTGATCGCCGCCGGCAATCTGCTCGGCAGTGCCCTGGCGGCCGGGCTCTTCGCCGTGGCGGCCGACTCGACCGCACCGCGCCCCAGCACCGATCCCTGA